One window of the Klebsiella oxytoca genome contains the following:
- a CDS encoding fimbrial outer membrane usher protein, with product MTHCNSTITPLALSVSLILSFPVSAGYYFDPALLQGTGYGKMVDLSRFNQAEDMLPAGEYVLDVYLNGQLVRGREKIKFTESPTHPERTEPCLSASLIEASAIRVKQHDEKSVTASECRFIGELSSQITWQVNTAGLRLDMTVPQAGLWHHPRGYIPVTEWDRGTTALFLRHNTNLYHTENTSSDYRYDYLWSNINSGLNLGLWQFRHQGNLRYADNNVNGAHYRYSAVRTWMQRPVPEIESMLYLGDNQTNNTLFGGLSFNGIRLGTDPRMWPQGKRGYAPEVRGVANTTARVTVFQQGRVIYETTVSPGAFVINDLYNTHSQGDLQVSVTEADGQVSTFTVPYSSVPDSVRPGNWSYELALGYVRHYYNQENKFFEGVLQRGVNNSLTTNVGARLADDYQAGLLGGVVSTPVGALGFNAVYSRAEAERGELEQGWRLEASYSKTFTTGTNLMLAAYRYSTKGYRDLQDVLGVRRQEQDNVAYYSDTLHQRNSFSATLSQSLNDWGQLSLNASTADYYGDSSRNTQFQLGYSTRWKFININLNAARQRSVYSPQGYYDALDDNQGSWRRYTENTFSLSFSVPLDFGQNRAQATFDMNKNRNSSGALTGISGTLGEQRRVSYSAYAGMDHLRQEGNQTTVGGSLEQRSSVGTFRASASRGHDYRQFGLGASGTVLLHSGGVTAGPYTSDTFALISAPGAQGATVRNGQGATVDRFGYALLPSMTPYRYNPVSLDIRDMDSSVELQGGSLRVVPYAGAISRVSFATVSGEAALINTLLPDGSTPPMGADVADSEGAQVGMVGQGGQIYARLPAQSGVLYVSWGKSRAQSCRVYYQLPGQSPATGLHQLTLPCRQE from the coding sequence ATTACCCACTGTAACAGCACGATAACTCCGCTGGCTCTGAGCGTTTCCCTTATCCTGTCATTCCCGGTCTCAGCCGGGTACTACTTTGACCCGGCTCTGTTACAGGGAACGGGCTACGGTAAAATGGTAGATCTGTCCCGTTTCAACCAGGCCGAAGATATGCTGCCGGCCGGCGAGTATGTCCTGGATGTGTACCTGAATGGTCAACTGGTGAGAGGACGTGAAAAGATTAAATTCACGGAGTCACCGACACACCCGGAGCGGACTGAGCCGTGCCTGTCTGCCTCGCTGATCGAGGCCAGCGCTATTCGCGTAAAGCAGCATGATGAAAAGTCGGTCACGGCTTCAGAGTGCCGGTTTATCGGCGAGCTCTCATCACAGATAACCTGGCAGGTGAATACTGCCGGCCTGCGCCTGGACATGACCGTTCCCCAGGCCGGGCTCTGGCATCATCCGCGCGGGTATATTCCCGTTACGGAATGGGATAGGGGGACAACGGCCCTTTTTCTACGGCATAACACCAATCTCTATCACACGGAAAACACCTCCTCTGACTATCGTTATGATTATCTGTGGAGCAATATTAATTCCGGCCTGAATCTCGGGCTCTGGCAGTTCCGTCACCAGGGGAACCTGCGATACGCTGATAACAACGTAAACGGTGCCCATTACCGCTACAGTGCCGTCAGAACATGGATGCAGCGTCCTGTGCCGGAAATCGAAAGCATGCTCTACCTTGGTGATAATCAGACCAATAACACGCTGTTTGGCGGCCTGTCTTTTAACGGTATTCGGCTGGGAACCGACCCACGCATGTGGCCACAGGGTAAACGCGGCTATGCTCCGGAAGTGCGCGGCGTGGCTAACACCACGGCCCGCGTGACGGTATTCCAGCAGGGACGCGTTATCTATGAAACCACGGTCTCACCCGGGGCCTTTGTCATTAACGACCTGTACAATACCCACAGCCAGGGGGATTTGCAGGTGAGCGTGACCGAGGCGGATGGTCAGGTCTCCACGTTTACCGTTCCTTATTCTTCCGTGCCGGATTCCGTCCGTCCGGGGAACTGGAGCTATGAACTGGCGCTAGGATACGTTCGTCATTACTACAACCAGGAAAATAAGTTTTTTGAGGGTGTGCTGCAGAGAGGGGTGAATAATTCCCTGACCACAAACGTGGGCGCTCGTCTCGCTGATGATTATCAGGCTGGGTTGTTGGGCGGAGTCGTCTCGACGCCCGTCGGCGCGCTGGGCTTTAATGCGGTGTACTCACGCGCGGAGGCCGAGCGTGGCGAACTGGAGCAGGGGTGGCGTCTGGAAGCCAGCTACAGTAAAACGTTCACCACGGGGACTAATCTGATGCTGGCCGCCTATCGTTATTCAACTAAAGGCTACCGCGATCTGCAGGATGTGCTTGGCGTACGCCGCCAGGAGCAGGACAACGTGGCCTACTACTCAGATACTCTGCACCAGCGTAACAGTTTTTCTGCCACCCTCAGCCAGAGTCTGAATGACTGGGGACAGCTGAGCCTGAACGCCAGTACTGCAGATTACTACGGCGACTCCTCCCGTAACACGCAGTTTCAGCTTGGTTACAGTACCCGCTGGAAATTCATTAACATAAATCTGAACGCAGCCCGTCAGCGTAGCGTGTATTCACCGCAAGGCTATTATGACGCACTGGACGATAACCAAGGCAGCTGGCGTCGTTATACCGAAAATACCTTCTCTCTCAGTTTCTCCGTGCCGCTGGATTTTGGCCAGAACCGGGCTCAGGCGACGTTTGATATGAATAAGAACCGCAACAGCAGCGGCGCTCTGACCGGAATAAGCGGTACTCTGGGAGAGCAGCGTCGCGTCTCCTATTCAGCCTATGCTGGAATGGACCATCTGCGGCAGGAGGGGAACCAGACGACAGTGGGGGGCAGCCTCGAACAGCGCTCTTCAGTAGGAACATTTCGGGCTTCCGCATCGCGGGGACATGATTATCGTCAGTTCGGACTGGGCGCATCGGGCACCGTACTCCTGCACAGTGGAGGCGTGACGGCAGGACCCTATACCAGCGATACGTTTGCCCTGATTTCAGCACCGGGAGCACAGGGAGCGACAGTACGTAATGGTCAGGGGGCAACCGTGGACCGTTTTGGCTACGCGCTGTTGCCCTCCATGACGCCATACCGCTACAACCCGGTCAGTCTCGATATTCGTGATATGGACAGCAGCGTTGAGCTGCAGGGGGGGAGTTTACGCGTGGTTCCTTATGCTGGGGCAATCAGCCGCGTCTCGTTTGCCACGGTTAGCGGCGAGGCCGCGTTAATTAATACCCTATTACCGGATGGTAGCACTCCTCCCATGGGAGCCGATGTGGCTGATTCCGAGGGCGCGCAGGTCGGTATGGTGGGCCAGGGTGGACAGATTTATGCCCGCCTGCCAGCGCAATCGGGCGTTCTGTATGTCAGCTGGGGGAAAAGCCGCGCCCAGAGCTGCCGGGTCTATTATCAGCTGCCGGGGCAGTCTCCTGCTACCGGACTCCACCAGTTAACGCTGCCATGTCGTCAGGAGTAA
- the stbD gene encoding fimbrial usher protein StbD produces the protein MIIRLTCGALLLVSLLPASASAECQRVTLTTQLSQAALDAGYTAKSWTVNPGNTRGILGLPPVIHLGGSATFQPEGTLLASASATFLSSGILGGYPANQVLFRCDVAELGSIDEYYATSAAEQWGGRIVVPGLDEAYYTAVKNVAVRLTNQRTGEYYSRYWKRRPIPEEDVFNDGTYIYIPASAFSDVYVELLRVDNASYGMFNDASFMNVNVATGWAANGHVAFKGGGLTPNATPGGDISLQNVGYGSHWPGAWSLAGQGTLYIRGAACRISDYPAQVYLPAISTSELLQGAASEMPFSVSVECESGAISGTEASTTSGPVVAMGFLVNNATAASKARELGLMTSGGAYTWLLDNNYGAAGVASGVGIRLYSNQLSGQPINLLAGTAITATGNNGGWYGYQTLTEQVSADTTEMYTGEFVASLEAIPGQTVTQGSVYAQLQVVVSFQ, from the coding sequence ATGATTATCCGATTAACCTGCGGCGCTCTGCTGCTGGTGAGCCTGTTGCCGGCGTCAGCATCCGCAGAGTGTCAGAGAGTGACATTAACAACACAGCTGTCTCAGGCCGCGCTGGATGCGGGCTATACGGCGAAGAGCTGGACTGTCAATCCCGGTAATACCCGGGGAATTCTGGGGTTGCCTCCTGTGATCCACCTGGGGGGAAGCGCTACTTTCCAGCCGGAGGGCACGCTGTTGGCAAGCGCCAGCGCAACATTTCTCTCATCCGGCATACTGGGCGGCTATCCGGCGAATCAGGTGCTGTTTCGCTGTGATGTAGCGGAGCTGGGCAGTATTGATGAGTATTACGCAACCAGCGCTGCGGAACAGTGGGGCGGGAGGATTGTCGTCCCTGGGCTCGATGAGGCCTATTATACCGCCGTAAAAAACGTGGCGGTGCGGCTGACCAATCAGAGAACCGGGGAGTATTATTCCCGTTACTGGAAGCGTCGTCCGATTCCCGAAGAGGATGTGTTCAACGACGGGACGTATATCTACATCCCGGCCAGCGCATTCAGCGATGTCTATGTTGAACTGCTGAGAGTGGATAATGCCAGTTATGGCATGTTTAATGATGCCAGTTTTATGAATGTAAATGTGGCAACCGGGTGGGCCGCAAATGGGCATGTGGCGTTTAAAGGGGGAGGGTTGACCCCTAACGCCACGCCCGGCGGTGATATATCGCTGCAAAACGTGGGCTATGGATCACACTGGCCCGGCGCCTGGAGCCTGGCCGGTCAGGGAACGCTTTATATCAGAGGGGCGGCCTGCCGGATTTCTGACTACCCGGCCCAGGTGTACCTGCCAGCAATAAGTACTTCTGAGCTACTGCAGGGGGCAGCCAGCGAGATGCCGTTCTCTGTCAGCGTCGAATGTGAGTCCGGGGCTATTTCCGGTACGGAAGCCTCCACCACCTCCGGGCCAGTGGTGGCAATGGGATTTCTGGTTAACAATGCCACGGCGGCCAGCAAGGCGCGCGAACTGGGATTGATGACGTCCGGTGGAGCCTATACCTGGCTTCTGGATAATAACTATGGCGCCGCTGGCGTTGCCTCCGGGGTGGGGATTCGTCTCTACAGCAACCAGCTTTCAGGGCAGCCGATTAACCTGCTGGCGGGCACTGCGATAACCGCCACAGGCAATAACGGGGGATGGTATGGTTATCAGACGCTGACGGAGCAGGTCTCAGCCGATACGACAGAGATGTACACGGGCGAATTTGTCGCTTCACTGGAAGCGATCCCAGGACAGACAGTAACGCAAGGATCCGTATATGCACAGCTTCAGGTGGTGGTCAGCTTTCAGTAA
- a CDS encoding fimbria/pilus periplasmic chaperone has product MHSFRWWSAFSKRGCGLGLFFALYTLSVQAVVNVDATRVVLNAGDKSVSLPLLNDEQRPALVQVWVDTGDPAISPDRVQTPVVILPPVFRMQPGEMREVRILLTDRGSLSRRLETLYWLNIYQIPPAATPDKKEGKQMVILPLRIRMKLFIRPDGVMPLTQADGEKLIFTLDNGQLKVQNPTPWHMSLAMLSCGSSRASGVVVSPESTFLMPLSQADGRCPRVDYAVINDTGHQWHYSRQIIR; this is encoded by the coding sequence ATGCACAGCTTCAGGTGGTGGTCAGCTTTCAGTAAACGGGGCTGCGGTCTGGGCCTGTTTTTCGCACTATATACCCTGTCGGTACAGGCGGTGGTGAATGTGGATGCCACCCGTGTCGTGCTTAACGCCGGTGATAAAAGCGTCTCTTTGCCTTTGCTGAACGATGAGCAACGGCCGGCGCTGGTGCAGGTATGGGTGGATACGGGCGATCCGGCTATCTCACCGGATCGGGTGCAGACTCCGGTTGTTATCCTGCCTCCCGTTTTTCGCATGCAGCCCGGTGAAATGCGGGAAGTCAGGATTTTATTAACCGACCGCGGCAGCTTATCGCGGAGGCTTGAGACCCTGTACTGGCTGAATATCTATCAGATCCCTCCGGCGGCTACGCCGGATAAAAAAGAGGGTAAACAGATGGTTATACTGCCTTTGCGCATCCGGATGAAACTGTTTATCCGGCCGGATGGCGTGATGCCGCTGACCCAGGCTGATGGAGAAAAGCTGATTTTTACACTGGATAACGGGCAGCTGAAAGTGCAGAATCCGACGCCCTGGCATATGAGTCTGGCCATGCTGTCTTGCGGCAGCAGCCGGGCCAGCGGAGTGGTGGTCTCGCCTGAAAGCACCTTTCTGATGCCATTAAGTCAAGCGGACGGACGTTGTCCGAGGGTGGACTACGCCGTGATAAATGATACGGGGCATCAATGGCATTATTCCCGTCAGATAATCAGGTAA
- a CDS encoding LysR family transcriptional regulator → MENLDSLRKIDLNLLVIFYMVMQEKNVTRAAKKLKLSQPGVSFALTRLKKVLGYELFSRQGRNIIPTPQACLLYYNIKQPIELINEKIFLKNPDGSG, encoded by the coding sequence ATGGAAAACCTGGATTCCTTACGAAAAATAGATTTGAATTTGCTTGTGATATTTTATATGGTAATGCAGGAAAAAAATGTTACTCGTGCGGCAAAAAAACTAAAACTATCGCAGCCAGGGGTTAGCTTTGCTTTAACTCGGTTAAAAAAGGTGTTAGGTTATGAGTTATTCTCTCGTCAGGGAAGAAATATAATCCCCACCCCTCAGGCCTGTTTGCTATATTACAATATTAAACAACCCATTGAATTAATTAACGAGAAAATATTCCTTAAGAATCCAGATGGCTCTGGTTAA
- a CDS encoding primase-helicase zinc-binding domain-containing protein, with the protein MSGMKVSQAEKAARGHWSRILPALGVNVLKNRHQPCPVCAGKDRFRFDDQEGRGTWFCNQCGAGDGLALVSKVLDVGIGEAADRINGITGNLPPVSQEMLESDSLEKEAGKKAAAVLAARLFEKSRQTTGNTYLAGKGLSALPCRELTAMHKVGGVAFRAGDLIVPLYADGELVNLQLINADGGKCFLKGGQVKNAFYLVEGTAKAAKRLWIAEGYATALTINHLTGDAVMVAFSSVNFLSLASVAFSQYPTHQIIIAADRDLNGAGQTRGVAAARACNCTMALPPVFGDWNDAFTHNGEEATRQAIYEVIKPAIASPFDTMSEAEFTALSVSEKAQRVVDHYKNALAVDPNGQLLSRYEAGAWKVISYADFARDVAALFQRLGAPFSSGKIASLVETLKLIVSQQQNPARQLIGFRNGVLDTRTGLFSLHDKKHWLRTLCEVDYTQPVDGEALETHAPAFWRWLDRAAGYKPEKRDIILAALFMVLANRYDWQLFLEVTGPGGSGKSILAEIATMLAGEDNATSATIEMLESPRERAALIGFSLIRLPDQEKWSGDGAGLKAITGGDAVSVDPKYQNAYSTHIPAVILAVNNNPMRFTDRSGGVSRRRVILHFPDQIAPEERDTQLKEKIASELAVIVRQLMQRFSDPMSARALLQSQQNSDEALTIKRDADSAFDFCGYLEVLPDTTGMFMGNANIVPRQPRTYLYHAYLVYMEANGYKNTLSLTMFGKGLPLMLKEYGLQYEKRRTNQGMQTNLALREESNADWLPKCSV; encoded by the coding sequence ATGTCAGGAATGAAAGTTAGCCAGGCTGAGAAAGCAGCTCGTGGTCACTGGTCAAGAATTTTACCTGCGCTGGGTGTAAACGTACTGAAAAATCGACACCAGCCCTGTCCGGTCTGTGCCGGGAAAGACCGCTTTCGATTTGATGACCAGGAAGGGCGGGGAACGTGGTTCTGTAACCAGTGCGGGGCAGGTGATGGCCTGGCGCTTGTAAGTAAAGTACTGGATGTGGGCATTGGTGAAGCAGCTGACAGAATAAACGGCATTACCGGCAATCTGCCACCCGTATCTCAGGAAATGCTTGAATCTGATTCTCTTGAAAAAGAGGCCGGGAAAAAAGCTGCAGCAGTTCTGGCGGCCCGTTTGTTTGAGAAATCCCGTCAGACTACTGGCAATACCTATCTGGCGGGTAAAGGGCTTTCTGCACTGCCTTGCCGGGAATTAACCGCCATGCATAAAGTTGGGGGTGTGGCATTTCGCGCGGGAGATCTTATCGTTCCATTGTATGCAGATGGAGAGCTGGTAAATCTGCAATTAATTAACGCTGATGGGGGAAAATGCTTCCTTAAAGGCGGTCAGGTTAAGAATGCCTTTTACCTAGTTGAAGGTACTGCCAAAGCAGCCAAACGGCTCTGGATAGCGGAAGGCTATGCCACTGCACTCACTATCAACCATCTGACTGGCGATGCTGTCATGGTTGCGTTTTCGTCCGTCAATTTCCTTTCCCTGGCGAGCGTTGCCTTTAGCCAGTACCCAACGCACCAGATAATTATTGCTGCTGACCGCGATCTCAACGGTGCGGGGCAAACAAGGGGCGTAGCTGCTGCCAGGGCCTGCAATTGCACAATGGCGCTCCCACCTGTGTTTGGTGACTGGAACGATGCATTCACGCATAACGGCGAAGAAGCCACCCGGCAGGCAATTTATGAAGTAATAAAACCAGCGATTGCCAGCCCTTTCGACACAATGAGCGAAGCTGAATTTACCGCGCTGAGCGTCAGCGAAAAAGCGCAGAGGGTAGTGGATCACTATAAAAATGCGTTGGCAGTAGACCCAAATGGGCAGCTCCTTTCACGCTATGAGGCAGGGGCCTGGAAAGTTATCTCTTACGCAGACTTTGCCCGTGATGTGGCAGCACTGTTTCAGCGCCTTGGTGCCCCTTTTTCATCCGGGAAAATTGCCTCTCTCGTTGAAACCCTCAAACTGATCGTTTCGCAACAACAGAATCCGGCGCGGCAGTTGATCGGTTTCCGCAACGGCGTGCTCGACACCCGAACGGGATTGTTCAGCCTGCACGATAAGAAGCACTGGTTACGTACGCTGTGTGAGGTGGATTACACACAGCCCGTTGACGGTGAGGCCCTGGAAACCCATGCCCCGGCATTCTGGCGCTGGCTGGATCGTGCCGCAGGTTACAAACCTGAAAAGCGAGACATTATTCTGGCAGCATTATTTATGGTGCTGGCTAACCGCTACGACTGGCAGTTGTTTCTGGAGGTCACTGGCCCCGGTGGAAGCGGTAAGAGTATCCTGGCTGAAATCGCAACCATGCTGGCAGGTGAGGATAATGCAACTTCGGCAACGATAGAAATGCTTGAATCACCGAGAGAACGAGCCGCATTAATAGGTTTTTCACTGATTCGCCTTCCCGACCAAGAGAAGTGGAGCGGTGACGGGGCCGGACTAAAAGCCATCACTGGCGGCGATGCAGTATCGGTTGATCCCAAGTACCAGAACGCTTATTCGACCCACATTCCGGCGGTCATCCTGGCTGTGAACAATAATCCGATGCGTTTCACTGATCGTAGTGGTGGAGTTTCACGCCGAAGGGTGATCCTGCATTTCCCCGACCAGATAGCCCCGGAGGAACGCGATACCCAGCTGAAAGAAAAAATTGCCAGCGAGCTGGCTGTGATTGTTCGCCAGCTTATGCAACGTTTCAGCGACCCAATGAGCGCCAGGGCATTACTTCAGTCGCAGCAAAATTCCGATGAAGCGCTCACCATCAAACGTGATGCTGATTCTGCGTTTGATTTTTGTGGCTACCTTGAAGTCTTACCTGACACTACGGGAATGTTTATGGGGAACGCTAACATTGTCCCACGTCAGCCTCGTACATACCTTTACCATGCCTACCTGGTCTACATGGAAGCCAACGGCTATAAAAATACGCTCAGTCTGACCATGTTTGGCAAGGGGCTGCCGTTAATGCTGAAAGAGTATGGGCTGCAGTACGAGAAGCGGCGGACCAATCAGGGAATGCAGACCAATCTGGCTCTCAGAGAGGAAAGCAATGCAGATTGGTTGCCAAAGTGCAGTGTCTAA
- a CDS encoding DUF5375 family protein translates to MKSCESHLALRAALYRRAVACAWLTLSSQQERYSGLTLAELEDAIARELEGFYLRQHGQQRGLEIACALLSDLMESGPLKACPVLSLLGVTVMDELCSRHLIKPALH, encoded by the coding sequence ATGAAATCCTGTGAATCTCATCTGGCACTTCGTGCCGCTCTGTATCGACGTGCCGTAGCCTGTGCCTGGCTGACTCTCAGCAGTCAGCAGGAACGTTATTCCGGCCTGACACTCGCTGAACTTGAAGATGCAATCGCCCGCGAGCTGGAAGGGTTCTATCTGCGCCAGCATGGGCAACAAAGAGGGCTGGAAATTGCCTGCGCCCTGCTTTCGGATCTGATGGAGTCGGGGCCGCTTAAGGCCTGTCCGGTTCTCTCACTGCTCGGAGTGACGGTAATGGATGAACTTTGCTCCCGTCACCTCATTAAACCAGCGTTGCACTAA
- a CDS encoding host cell division inhibitor Icd-like protein — protein MATILTPSHPQYVFVFAAIRRADTQLRICMLRTVACDERSARRSLVRDYVLSLSARLPAGEVTL, from the coding sequence ATGGCTACAATCCTCACCCCGTCACACCCGCAATATGTCTTTGTGTTTGCCGCAATCCGTCGAGCTGATACTCAACTCCGCATCTGTATGCTTCGCACTGTCGCCTGCGATGAGCGTTCCGCGCGCCGTTCGCTAGTCCGAGATTATGTACTTTCCCTTTCTGCACGACTGCCTGCCGGAGAGGTGACGCTATGA
- a CDS encoding helix-turn-helix transcriptional regulator, whose product MRNISVSAPAPAAPLFPVPNQHERFLRLPEVMHLCGLSRSTVYDLISRDAFPKQIPLGGKNVAWAQSEVSAWMADRISARGRGCDA is encoded by the coding sequence ATGCGTAATATTTCAGTGTCTGCGCCAGCTCCTGCTGCGCCATTATTTCCTGTTCCGAACCAGCATGAGCGATTTTTACGCCTGCCTGAGGTGATGCACTTATGCGGGTTGTCCCGTTCGACCGTTTACGACCTGATCAGCCGTGATGCGTTTCCGAAGCAGATCCCGCTTGGTGGTAAAAATGTCGCCTGGGCACAGTCTGAGGTCAGCGCATGGATGGCGGACCGTATCAGCGCCCGTGGGCGGGGATGTGATGCATGA
- a CDS encoding septation initiation protein, whose amino-acid sequence MTIPDQSNNPIADISIPASTQQALEKVNVAKSAWMDARRKQGDAAAMLATIRRRRVETEAEAKAQNEKWRQMFHENQGQVTPKMKKLRAEIALGRETLDEFDDLLAAHAGENELLPWNTAKLARGYIQAHDDLIEIHVTRLWDDFMKLHGQTLIQLLSLLKVTKGRSASSIIGVVHSVNDPETLLREFITSSITNPALKQNASLQSDPFLNKIGVLADNSAYQDIQDAPSPAAQIRIQKQREKAKKEES is encoded by the coding sequence ATGACTATCCCCGACCAGAGCAATAACCCGATCGCTGATATTTCTATTCCTGCCTCGACGCAACAGGCGCTTGAAAAAGTGAATGTCGCTAAATCAGCCTGGATGGACGCCCGTCGCAAGCAAGGTGACGCTGCAGCGATGCTCGCAACAATCCGTAGACGCCGAGTTGAAACGGAAGCAGAGGCAAAGGCACAGAATGAGAAATGGCGGCAGATGTTCCATGAAAACCAGGGACAGGTAACGCCAAAGATGAAAAAGCTCCGGGCCGAGATTGCTCTGGGCCGCGAAACGCTCGATGAGTTTGATGATCTGCTTGCAGCCCATGCCGGAGAAAATGAATTACTGCCTTGGAATACGGCGAAACTGGCCCGTGGTTACATTCAGGCGCACGACGACCTTATCGAGATCCATGTTACCCGGCTATGGGATGATTTTATGAAGCTGCATGGTCAAACCCTTATCCAACTTTTAAGCCTTCTCAAAGTGACAAAAGGGAGAAGTGCCAGCTCTATTATCGGGGTTGTCCATTCTGTGAATGATCCTGAAACGTTATTGCGGGAGTTCATTACTTCTTCAATCACTAATCCGGCGTTAAAACAGAATGCCTCTCTGCAGAGCGATCCCTTCCTAAATAAAATTGGTGTACTTGCAGATAATAGTGCCTATCAGGATATTCAGGACGCCCCCAGCCCGGCGGCGCAAATCCGCATACAAAAACAGCGTGAAAAAGCGAAGAAGGAGGAAAGCTGA
- a CDS encoding phage polarity suppression protein — METTITPQEALQHYREASQRWLSLRNVQSTAQLRLQALLLSADKPANYAWQVETLREKLEVLEWQISCAANDSLYAQRSVVDACVDNALSDFMANSGKALTSALAPYLNGPFGLDVAAHVLRSALAHHAELNAPELVESCRDILDESGLSPDASMRMDASRRFTPAKHKTFQDRLKRLKLAEEAYGFTVS, encoded by the coding sequence ATGGAAACCACAATTACCCCTCAGGAAGCGCTGCAGCACTACCGGGAAGCTTCTCAGCGCTGGCTATCCCTTCGCAATGTACAAAGCACTGCCCAGCTACGGCTGCAGGCATTGTTGCTGTCTGCAGATAAGCCTGCCAATTATGCCTGGCAGGTTGAAACTCTCAGAGAAAAGCTCGAAGTGCTTGAATGGCAGATCAGCTGTGCGGCAAACGATAGCCTCTACGCGCAGAGGAGTGTTGTAGATGCCTGTGTTGATAATGCCTTGAGTGACTTTATGGCAAATTCGGGCAAGGCGCTGACCTCAGCGCTGGCACCTTATCTGAACGGCCCCTTTGGTCTTGATGTTGCAGCCCATGTGCTGCGTTCTGCACTGGCGCACCATGCGGAACTCAATGCTCCAGAGCTGGTTGAGTCCTGTCGTGACATCCTAGATGAATCAGGTTTGTCGCCTGATGCATCAATGCGCATGGATGCATCCAGGAGATTCACTCCGGCGAAGCATAAAACTTTTCAGGACAGGCTCAAGCGCCTGAAACTTGCGGAGGAAGCCTATGGCTTTACAGTGTCCTGA
- a CDS encoding ogr/Delta-like zinc finger family protein, with the protein MALQCPECGAISHARSSFYEAPSIKRTYYQCKNLECSCTFTALESVDTIIARPNKVEVKDEAAAEQSEKPAHTLGKYGAASRLSNRQQIPV; encoded by the coding sequence ATGGCTTTACAGTGTCCTGAGTGCGGCGCAATCTCACATGCCCGTTCCAGCTTTTATGAGGCCCCATCCATAAAGCGGACTTACTATCAGTGCAAGAACCTGGAGTGCTCATGCACATTCACCGCGCTGGAGAGCGTGGACACGATTATTGCCCGGCCTAACAAGGTCGAAGTTAAGGATGAAGCGGCTGCCGAACAGTCAGAGAAGCCAGCTCATACGCTAGGAAAATATGGCGCTGCGTCCAGGCTATCCAACCGCCAGCAAATTCCTGTCTAA